In one Capricornis sumatraensis isolate serow.1 chromosome 1, serow.2, whole genome shotgun sequence genomic region, the following are encoded:
- the LOC138077141 gene encoding keratin-associated protein 12-2-like has product MCHTSFSSGCQAACVPSSCQPSCSTSSPCQPSCLPVSCRPAVYVPVSFKPAVCLPVSYRLAVLVAPSCQSSGCYQPSRPTLVYRPVSCSTPSCL; this is encoded by the coding sequence ATGTGCCACACCAGCTTCTCCTCAGGCTGCCAGGCTGCCTGTGTGCCCAGCTCCTGCCAGCCATCCTGCAGCACGTCCAGCCCCTGCCAGCCATCCTGTCTGCCCGTGAGCTGCAGGCCTGCTGTGTATGTGCCtgtgagttttaagccggctgtGTGCCTGCCCGTGAGCTACAGGCTGGCCGTGCTGGTGGCCCCCTCCTGCCAGTCCTCCGGGTGCTACCAGCCCTCCCGCCCCACCCTGGTCTATAGACCCGTCTCCTGTAGCACCCCTTCCTGCTTGTGA